The Juglans regia cultivar Chandler chromosome 6, Walnut 2.0, whole genome shotgun sequence genome contains the following window.
GCCACTTCTCCTCCTCGGTTGCATATCTCCACTTCTCTACATTGTCCAAGCTATCCTTCCTGCATTAGAGCTTGATCTTTGGATTTTGCAATCTGATCTTCCATATTTGAAAGATCACACAGATCATGCAGATATGTGCGAGCACAACCATATCGCAAGTCTATTATAGTTTCTACATAGTCCTGATCACACTGCTCTATTCCAAAAGAGATTTCAAAGGAGAAAGCACATCCAAATTCGAGTGTCCTTATTAACAGATTAGAAAAGGAATTTCTGAAAAAGTGTTCTTCATGCACTGCAGTGTAAGAAAAAGGGCATACACCTACACTACcttattaactttttttgtgGTATAGGTACTGCACCACCACACACGTACACCAGCTTgttcttcccccccccccaacacacCTACACCAGAAGCAAGCATAGGTATCAGATTATTTAATCCATCTAAAGTCGAAAATAACATAGAAAACCCAAGAGATCCAccaagattttaatttttttcttcaatcagTAGGCGACAATGAGCAGTGGGAGAAGAATTTCCCtgctttaaaattaatataggcTACATACCATAAAATATGTACAACTTCCTGCAAAAACCAAGAATAGTTTCAGGAAAACTCAAGTTATCATTTGTATAACAAGCATTGGTGAAGTGAATAATTGCAGAAATTGGATTATCATATAAAAAGTTAACAATTGGCAGCTTATAAAATGATTTAGCAGTTTAGCAACGAATTTGGGATCCATCTAAAAATGATATAGTCTGGAGAAGAATTTTACTTCTGGTTGCGAAGGGAAGATGAAGAATACATATTCTCCCCCACGATGAGAAAGCACGTGAAAGAAGTGAAAGAGTTAAAGCTAATAGAGATGtcaataacaatttttttttaactatgaTGAGAGTAAACTTGATTATGAAATTCTGCAGTTAATCAAAAAGTTAAAGAAACAGACCGTCTCAACCAAATAAGATAGCTGCTTGAAGGAATCCCAGATGCAACAAAAATTGAAACTTGGTAGATTGATCCAATGCTAGAACAAgtgacacaaaaataaatcacacCAAAAACTAAAGTACAGATTCAAATCTAGTTTCATACTAACTGGAAACATTTCCCTTCAATAgcattcataaaagaaaaaaaaaacaaaagaagcttAAAGACTTCTAACCTCATCACATGTCAGCATGTGATTTGCAATACAACACTACAATCCACTGGTAAAAACCCTAATCCTCTATTTCGGAAACctatcaggaaaaaaaatctcCCAATCATGCTAAAATCGGTATTAGTCATTGTATAAGCAATTCGATTGTATAAAATCAGACTGATAAACACATgaattcatgaaaaacaacttaaaatggcAAGTATCAACAAGAGGAAaagttgaaatttataaaaagaggGAGTACTACAAGCGGGACAAGGAAATCGAGAGTGAAATTACAGTAAGCAGCGATTGTAAGAGAAGAAGATACCTGGAACCACATGATGGCCATATCGAGAGTTTGATTTGGTCTGGATTGTATAAATGGTCTGGATCTGCAGAAGAACACGAGGGCCTTGGAGAGAGGGCCAGTGAGAGAAATcaatggaggaagagagaagggagaaatcgagagagggagagtgagagaaaaggacagagagagaggaaagagacagggagagagaggagagccAAGGTTAGGTATCATTCTGTGAtttttatagagagagagagagagagagagagagagagagagagagagagaggagagatgaatgtcgagagagaagagagacacTCACCGACTAAGTGAAGCGACAACGGCGACGACATGGCAGTGGCATAGCGTGGGAAGGGGTGGTAGTACTGCACAgcgggagggagagggagagacatGAACGGGAGACAAAACACTGACCAGGATGAGGCAGAAAGAAATAGAAGGGCGGAAGTTTGAAATATGTTAGCGACCGTCAAGTTTTGCGGTAAAAGGTTAAGGtaagtttggatgttaaagtgagttgagttgagttgagttgataaaatattgttagaatattattttttaatattattattattttaggatttgaaaaagttgaattgtttattatattttgtgttggaatttgaaaaaattgtaatgatgaattgaaatgaattgccATAACAAGTTTCGGCGACAATTATACCGCCACAAAATCCGTTGTTATTTTCCTTCCCTTACCAGCAGGTTCTGTTGTAGCAACaaaaagtcgccgcaaaaattcaaatttgcgGCATTTTCCCTCTATCGCTAGAAAGAAAACACTGCTACAGTATAAATCACTTTTTGTGACTAAGTTTGGAAGCTGTTCACAACGaaataaaaaccaaatttaCTACGGTGATTTTGCTTGCGCCGCAATAAAATACTGTTAGCAACGATTTCCATTACATTAAATATGAAATCGCTAGAATAAgacttatttcttgtagtgttaagCATCATTTCATGAAGtatttaaactcatcattaAAACCTCatcataatttatattcttaaaacATCCTTTCACCAACGAGCATTGTTATTCATAAGCCTCACATGTTAcataccataattttttttatttttttaaatttttttttttattttatttttcttaaaa
Protein-coding sequences here:
- the LOC108992645 gene encoding uncharacterized protein LOC108992645 isoform X1 → MSLPLPPAVQYYHPFPRYATAMSSPLSLHLVGPRVLLQIQTIYTIQTKSNSRYGHHVVPGSCTYFMVCWGGGKNKLVYVCGGAVPIPQKKLIRTLEFGCAFSFEISFGIEQCDQDYVETIIDLRYGCARTYLHDLCDLSNMEDQIAKSKDQALMQEG
- the LOC108992645 gene encoding uncharacterized protein LOC108992645 isoform X2 is translated as MIPNLGSPLSPCLFPLSLSFSLTLPLSISPFSLPPLISLTGPLSKALVFFCRSRPFIQSRPNQTLDMAIMWFQVCWGGGKNKLVYVCGGAVPIPQKKLIRKDSLDNVEKWRYATEEEKWLEEYERATAVQVGLGETSSSAKGFSGALLEF